The genomic DNA ATGGCCGTGCGTGCCACTGTCGCCGTTTTGCAAGCACTGGCGCTGGGCCTGGCGCTTACGACGTTGGCATCCGCTGCCAGAGGCCGTCGAAACGGATGGTTTCTTCTCATCTGCGGAATATCTCTTCTGGTGTGGATGGTTCCTCGACACAAATTGTTCGATATCGCCATCTCGATCGCACTGGTCTGTACATTTGCGCGATGGATACGTGTTCCTTCCGTAGCCAATAGCATCCTTGCCGGCATGGTCGTTGGAATTGCTGCCTGCCTGGGGCGCAATCATGGTGTCTACGGCTTGGCAGCCGGAGCCGGCATAGGAATATATCTGTCTCTGCGCTGCGAGGGCTGGCGGCGCTGGTCAGTTCAGATGATCGGTTTTGGTGCGGGCGTCGTAATCGGCTATCTGCCGATCGTTTTCATGATGATCTTCGTGTCCGGTTTCTATCAGGCATTTATCGAAAGCATAAGATTTCTCTTCGAGGTCAAAGCAACCAACTTACCACTTCCCATACCGTGGCCCTGGACTGTCGACTTCTCGGCGTTACCTCTTGTCGAAGCGTACAGGCAAGTTTTACTCGGCCTGTTCTTTATGACTACGCTTGTGTTTGGGGTATTTTCCATCCTCCATGTTGTCGCCCGACGGTTGAGAGGAGGGACGCCCAGTCCGCTCCTGGTGGCGTGTGCTTTTCTTGCATTGCCCTACGCGCATTATGCATTTTCCAGAGCTGATGCCGGACATCTGGCGCTTGGGATATTTCCCACGCTTATCGGCTGCATGGAACTTGCGAGTTCGCTGCATTCATGGCGGCGCATGTTGACTGTCTGCGTCCTGGCCCTGTCAGGCGTCTTCACCATGATCGCGTCTCACCCTGGATGGCAATGTCGCTCTTCGAATGCCTGTACCTGGATATCCATCGGCGATGACAGGCTTTATGTCGACGCTACAGCAGCGAGCAACGTTGGGCTTCTGTATAGGCTCAGAGACAGTGAATCGCAGGGACCGAAGAATTTCTTTGCCGCGCCGTTTTGGCCGGGTGCGTATGCGCTTCTTGGAAGGAGGTCGCCCACGTGGGAGATTTATACGGCATGGCCGCGTAGTGACGAATTTCAGCGCCGCGAAATCACCGATATCGAGCGATCGAAGCCTGCATTTGTGGTGATCTACGATCTGCCGCTGGATGGGCATGATGAACTGCGATATGCGAAGACTCACCCGCTGATAGATGCCTATGTGCGAACGAACTTCAATCGTACACAGGTCTTCTCGGATGATCCTGCCTTGCAGATATACCTGCCTAGAACGACGCCTTGAGGCGCCGGCAGGGTTTACCCTCGGATGGCTTGTACAAAGTAACCCAGCGGGTCTTCCTTGGCGCCGCCGCCGAATGCTTCGGCCATATGCGCGGCGATAAGGAAACCTGCTGTGATGGGTGCCAGCACTATCAGAGGAACTACCTTCCACAATGTCTGTATGTTTCTTGGCAGAAGACGTGCAGCAAGAACGACCAATTTACTGGCAATTGCCGAGATATCCGTGCCTCTTTCAGTGATTTCTATATGCTCAAAGCCGTGTGCGGATAGAAGCACGAGTAGTCGCTCGCGAGTAAAGCGGTGAAAATCGTAGGGTAAGTGGTGACGGCGTGCTGACCAAGGGACTGTCAGCAAAAGAGTGGCGCCAGGTTTCAGGCAGCGCGCTATCTCCGAGATCACCCTGTCGGGGTCGTCGACATGCTCGAGCACCTCAATGCACAACGCACCATCGAAGCTGGCGTCGCCAAAAGGAATCGTCTTGCCGTCGTAATAGGTGATTTCGGGACGGCTTGGCTCCATGCCGAACGCCTCGGCAGATGCCACATCAATGCCTTGATAGCGGGTAGTGGCGGGTAGCCATTCACGCCATGGTGATTCTCCGGCACCTACGTCTATGACCGTTCCTTGCAACCTCGCCATGGCCGGGCGAAGCGGTCGAACAATCGTCTTTAGTTGCAGATCAAGCAAACACCTGATCGCGAACAACAGCCGGTTCGACGAAGGAGCCTTGACCGAGATTGGCTTGAAATTTTCCTGTTGCATAAGATTCCACTATCCGCGCGAGCGCGCGTAGTTTCAGCTACTTCGGTACATACCGGATTGCGTAATAGCTGCCGAAGTCCAGTTGCTGATCGCGTCGATAAACGCTGTCGTAGTCATTCAACCAACTATCCGCCGCGAAGCTTCGCTGTATCAATAGCCATCCAGGCGACTTCAGTCTTTGCGCAACCCTGGTCAAAAACGTTCTGCGCAACGTCGGCGGAAGATATGCATAGTTTTCCGGGCCATGTAACGCGCTCCATGGTGCTCCCGAGGCTGACCTTTCAAGGTTGAGTGCCGTGTCGAGTACGGTGACGGGTTCGCCAAATTTCTGCGCAATAGTGAACATACCGCGCGCGCCATCCGCAGAAGACGGGATGGAATCGCCTTGCCCCGCAAAGCGTGCATTTGCTTGCTGTCCTTCCTTGGAGAGGTAGCTAAAACGGTCCGCTATCTCGCGAGGTCGAATTTGAAACAGTGCACCCGATCGAGCCACGTCCAGCCAGGTGGACCAGCCGGTTAGCGTTACATAAACCAATAGACAAGCCAGGAACCCTGAGGCAGCGACACGCAGGCTTCCAAACTGCCTTATCTGACGTATAGCGAGCAGCAGCAGTAGATAGAAGACGCTGATATTGAGCAGATTGTTGTCGTGGCTGCGACCAAGGTAGTAGGAGCTGGCGCCATAACAGGCCAACAGCACGATGACGAGGTTATGGGTCTGCCAGGTATCCGGTGCCTGCTGTAGTCTTCGATGAAGCGTATAGGTGGCGGCCAAAATAACTGCGCCAAAAAATAGCACGGCGCCATAAGGGTTGATCGGTAAAGGGCCCGGCGGGTACATCAGGTAAGCAAGATAGCCCTCGATGGAGGGCAGTGAGCCGTAGACTACTTTGTAGAACAGTAAGAAAGTTGCGATGGTGCTCGATAGCCATACCGTCAGCTTTGCATTTGCCCTGGCCAGCGCGCCGAAGGTGGAGACGTCAGGGTTGCGATCGCGGCACGCGGCCCAGCAGTAGTACGGCCACCAGAGTACCGTAACCTGGAAAGCGCTTTCTGGTGACCAAAGAACCCCCAATGCCCAGAGAAGATGAACAAACTCATTTGGGCGATGTGTCGCAGAAGCCGATTCCCGTCGTACAAGAGCAAACATGAGAAGGCCAAGCGGAAGAAACCTCAGCCCGGAGACCGATGGCGTTAGAGCGGGAGAGCCAATGTTCGGTGGATATGCGGTCCAAAGAAAGGATGCAATGAAGACGGCAATTGCAATGGCCGCGAGCTGCCAAGGCCGATCCGCCGATGTAAGCCGCAAAGCGATGGATAGGCAGATTGCACTGAATAGCAGCGTCGATGCGCCCGCCCAGAAATACATGGCAAGCCAGCAATCACCATGGCAGGTTGCTGCTAATAGCAAAGTCGGCCCAAGCCCGTATTGAGCAGGAAAGTCGAGCATCACTCTGGCGCCCGCCAGAACCAGTTGTGCCGGACCGATGTATGCGCCCCAGTGATGCCAACTTAGCCAGAGTGCCCAGGGACGACTGTACAGACCCGTTGAAAATACAATAAACGCGCCAAGCACCAAGAACACAAGCCAGATGGCGATCACCCATTGTCGACTGGGTTCACGCGCGCATTTGCTTGCAATGAAACTCCAGGTGAACGCAACAAGCAGGGCGTGCAATAGCAATAGCTGCTGCCAACTGACATCGAACGTGCCATTTGTCCGCCGCCACCAGGCAAGCGTTGTGGCGATACAGAAAATTGCCGCCAGGACCGCGGCGTTACCCAAGCTCATGCGGCGGTCGAGAAGCCGGCAAAGAAAGATGCAAAGCAGGGAAGCCGCACAGGCGCACGCCATCGAAACGATGCTCGGTCTGGGCGTAACCAGCAGAAGAAAGAACAGCAAAGTCAGCAGGGCGCCGCCCAATACCAGTTCGCGCTTGATCGGTGCTGGTATGGTGTTTCCTGCTCTAAAGATATTTTTTACCAGTAAGAGCGCAAAAACCAAGCCCACGCCGAGATACATTGCTATAACTGCGAATTTATCGGCCATGTACTTGTCTGTTACCCGTATTCAACGTGGCGAAATTTGGTTCGTTGGGTGATGCGGTAAGCTGACAAGCACTTGCAATGGGCTAGCCAGGCTTACTCAAGCGAACGACGTAGCGTATCGGCAGCTGCCTCAAACGAAAAATGACGCCTGACATTTTCCAGGCCGTTTACCGATAGTGTCGTCCATAGTGCTTCATCCTGCACCAGACGTCGCACCGCATCGACATAGTCCTCGACGCTTTCGGCAACCAGAACGTCAATGCCATTGTTGAGCTGCATCCCTTCGATGGCGATAGGCGTGGCAATGACCGGCACGCCGTAACTCATTGCCATATTTATCTTGCCTTTCACGCCTGCACCAAAGCGCAATGGAGCTAGGGAGGCCAGGCAAGCGTCCAGCCAGGGGGTGAGGTCTGGTACGCGACCGTGAAAATCGACATTCAAGGCTTGCAATGCCTGGCGGGCCGAATCTGGCATGTCACCAAGAATGTGGATGCGTACATCAGGCAGCCGCTCGGCAAGGAGGGGGGCCATCTCGCTAGCTATCCAGGTGATGGCGTCGGCATTCGGTGGATGGCCATATCCACCGATAAACACCAGGTCGCGACGTTCCGCATGGCCTGTCGCCGCGCCATGAACATCATGGATATTCGATAACAGCTCGACCTTGGCTTGCGGCAACTCATGGGCCAGTAGCGCTTGTTCATAGGGACTGACAACGAATGTCGTGTCACAAGTCGCGATGAGGGCTAACTCACTGCGGCGAGACGCCTGTGCCTGGCGAGTCATCGCTGCGCTGCCGCTAAGCGTCGCCGCGCGCTCTTCTCTCAGATAATGAAGGTCCACCGTGTCGAATATCAGCCTTGCCTGCGGCGCGTATTTACGCACGAGCGCAGCGTACTGTCCCGCTACTGCGTGGCGACTCAGTATGACAGCATGCAGCGTTTCCCCATGCGCACGCAGCCATTGAGGTAGATCTGCAGCCAAGGAGTCGTATAACAATTCGGTGCCTAGTGAACCGAGTCGTTTGATGTCCTCAGCTGTCACACGATGATCGTCCGGGAAAAAGCACGCGCTCCACCCTTGCTCATCGAGAATCTTGAATATCGAGCAAAGTCTCAGTGAGCCCGAGTCACGCGTGGGGTCGGGGACCGTGCTGTCCACGATGAGAACGCGGCCGCGCTGCCCCCAGCGAAGCGCATGTTCCAATGTGATATCAGTCGATGGTTGGTGTGCGAGCTGCGCGCGCCATTTATCGGAAAACTTTTCGCGGTTGATCAGCTGGTGACGTTTCACGCCGCTATCGCTATGCAGATCGATGCCCGAGCTGATGCCTTCGTAGTGGATGACGGTGCTCGCCGGTTCGTAGTACACCTTCAGGCCAATCTGCTGCACGGCAAAGGCAAGATCGGTGTCTTCGTAGTAGGCCGGCATGTAGCGGACGTCGAAACCGCCGACCTGCTGAAACACGGCGTGGCGAATCATGAGCGCCGCGCCGCTTACATAGTCCACTTTGCGGCGATAGCTCCACGCGGCCGCATCGCGCCGTTCGAATCGGCCGATATTCCAGCAGCTGCCATCCGTGAAAACCAGGCCGCCAGCTTCCTGTAAGCGTCCATCCGGATAAACGAGCCGGCTGCCGGCAATGCCGCAATCAGCGCGTTCTGAAAAGCAAGCCAGCAAACTGTCCAGCCAGTCTGGAGTGACTTGCGTATCGTTGTTGAGAAAGACCAGAAATTCACCGCGAGCAGCGTCGGCCCCAGCGTTACAAGTGCCAATAAAACCCAGGTTACGCGCATTGCGCAGTAAACGAAGTCCCTGAATTTGCGCGAACACGTGCTCGTTGTTTTCAGGCGAGGCGTCGTCGACAACGATGACTTCAATCGGTGCCTTTGAAGGGTGTCTGGAAAGAGAGCGCAGGCAGGAAAGCGTGTACTCCAATTTCCCGTAGACCGGGATCACGATGGAAACCAGAGGTCGCTCCGACGTCACCAGTTGGAATGGCTCGAAGAGAGTCTCCAATGGAGCGATGGGCAACGTATCGTCCAACGGGGGGCGTCGCTCGAATTCCTGGCCCAGGCGCGTCATCGTTCCGCGCCAGCCCCGCAACGCAATGCTGCCGCGAAAGCGCGACCACAAATAGCCTATGCGCTTCAAACGCCAATGGATGCGAGACACCCGCGACGTTACTCCCATCACAGATTCTGGTAGTTCGGCCCGGACCCGCCTTCCGGCGTCACCCAGTCGATAATCTGGTACGGGTCCTTGATATCGCACGTCTTGCAATGCACGCAGTTGGCGGCATTGATCTGCAGCCTCTTGCCGGCCTCGTCCTGGACGATCTCGTAGACGTTGGCCGGGCAGAAGCGTTGGCAGGGGTTGCCGTATTCGACGGTGCAGCGATCGATACAGATCGTGGTGTCGGCGACACGCAAGTGGATGGGCTGGTCTTCGTCGTGTTCGGTGGCGGCGAAGTAGACGCCAGCGAGACGGTCGCGCGGGGCGAGGTCGCGCTGCACGTAGTCGCGCTTGGGTTCTTCCTGCTGTCCTAGCTTGTGCAGCGAAGACCAGTCCGCCTTGTTCTTCAGCGTCCACGGTGAGGCGCCCTTGAGGACGGTTTCCCAGGCGGCGTTCAACATGCCGAACCACAGGCCTTTCTTGAAGCCGGGTTTGATGTTGCGCACCTGCTTGAGCTCGGCCATGACATCCGAACCGCGCAGCCTGGCGTTCCAGCCGGCGCTGCTCAGGGAGTCGGCGATGTGTTCGGCGGCAAGCATGCCCGAGCGGATCGCCTGGTGGGTGCCCTTGATCTTGGGCACGTTGAGCAGGCCGGCGGTATCGCCGATCAGCAAGGCGCCGGGCATTTCCACGTTGGGTAACGACTGGTAGCCGCCGGTAACGATGGCGCGCGCGCCGGCCGAGAGGATCGTGCCGCCTTCGAGCAGGGATTTCACCGACGGATGGTTCTTCCACTGCTGGAAGGCTTCCCACGGCTGGTAGTTGGGGTCGCTGTAGTCCAGGCCGCTGACGTAGCCGAGTGCAACGCGATCCTTGTCCAGGTGATAGAGAAAGCTGCCGCCATAAGTGTGGTTGTCGGCGGGCCAGCCGAAACTGTGCACGATCTTGCCCGGGTCAACGCGGCCGGCCGGCAACTGCCACAGCTCCTTGATGCCGATGGAGTAGCCCTGCGGGTCGCTGTCCTTGTCCAGCGCGAAGCGCTTGATCAGCTGCTTGGTCAGATGCCCGCGAGCGCCTTCGGCAAGCACGGTGAGCTTGGCCTTGATGTCGATGCCCTGGGTGTAGCCGGCCTTGTGAGTGCCGTCTTTTGCGATACCCATATCGCCAATGCGCACGCCAGCCACCGAGCCGTCGTCGTTATAGATGTTCTCGGAGGCGGCGAAGCCAGGGAAGACATCGACACCCAGCGCTTCGGCCTGTGGCGCCAGCCAGGCGCACATCGCACCCAACGAGACGATGAAGTTGCCCTTGTTGTGCATGCCCGGCGGCACCGGCAGCTTGCGGCCACCGGTCTTGCTGAGCAGCCAGAACTCGTCCTCCTTGGCAGCCACACAGATCGGCGGCGGGTTATCGCGCCAACCGGGCAGGAGCGCATCCAGCGGTTGCGGTTCGATCACCGCGCCGGAGAGGATCTGCGCACCGATGGTCGAAGCCTTCTCGATCACGCATACGGTGAGGTCCGGCTTGATCTGCTTCAGGCGGATCGCGAAGGACAGGCCCGCAGGGCCTGCGCCGACGACGATCACGTCGTATTCCATCGTTTCGCGTTCGCTCATGGCGGACTCCAATCAGGCTGACACGGAGAACCGTGCTGGCGGGTACGGATAATCCGCCATTGTCCGTTTTCGAAGCGATTGGGGCAACGCGTGCTGCAACATGCCAAAACAGAAAGGACTTGCAAACGTTTCACGTCTGACAGCGATAATCGGGTCAAGCCTGCAAGGAGAGCTTATGAATACATTGCCGCCGATCGCCGACCTGGATATGCGCCGCGCCAGTCTTTGCCAGCTGTTGCACTGGCTGGCCGCCGGGCGTGTACAGCCCGAGCCGCTGGCCGAGGTCTACCAGGACGCCATCGAACGGATCAACCCGCAGCTCAATGCCTACCTGGATGTCATGCCGGGACTGATACAGGAGCAGGCGCGGGCAGCGCAGCATCGCCGCCGAGAAGGGGTGATCGGGCGTCTGGACGGCATCCCGATCGCGCTCAAGGACAATTTCGACGTCGCCGGCTGGCCCACCCGGGCGGGTCTGGCCGGGCGGACACAGCCGGCCCAGGACGACGCCCACGTGGTCTCGCGCCTGCGCGCCTCCGGCGCCGTGCTGCTGGGCAAGACCAATATGGACGAGGGCGCCCTGGGCGCGGCGACCGACAACCCGCATTACGGCCCGACCCAGCACCCCTACCGGCATGGCTATTGCGCGGGTGGTTCCTCTGGCGGCGCGGCGGCGGCTGTGGCGGCCGGCTTGGCCGTGGCTGCGGTTGGCTCGGACAGCTTGGGCTCGATCAGGATCCCGGCCAGCTATTGCGGCGTCTTCGCGCTGAAGCCCACGCACGGGGAAATTTCCACGCGTGGCATGGTGGCGGCAGCACGCCGACTGGATGCCGTCGGCCTGCTGGCTCGCAGCGTGGACGACCTCACCGTATTGCTGCAGGTCCTGGCCGGCTACGACGCCGATGACGCCCGATCGCGTCGACGCCGGGTGGCGTTCTCTCCGCCCGATTGGGAGCCGGGCAACCTGCGTACCGGCCTGCTGGGTGACCTGGCGGGTGTCGGGGTGCAGCCTGAGGTGATCGAGGTGTTCGAGGCGGCCCTCGAAAAACTGCCGCGCGAGCTCGGCGAGCGGCGCACGGTAGATTTCTCGGACTGGAATTTCGCCCGCACGCGGCGCGCCGGCTTGCTCTTGATGGAAGCGGAAATGCTGGGCACGTTCGCGGCCGATCTGGAAAGCACAGGGCCGTCAGTGTCCGATCGCTTCCGTAGCATGCTCGGTTACGCGGCGACGAAGAGTGCGGCGGACTATGCCGTGGCCGATCGTGTACTCGATGCGGCGACCCTGAAGATGCGACGCCTGTTCGCGCAGGTCGACGTACTGGTGATGCCAACCACGCCGCAGGGTGCGTTCCCGCTGGGCGAGCCGGTGCCGGACTCGCAAGCGGATCTGACCAGCTTTGCCAGCCTTGCCGGTTGCCCGGCGGTGAGCATTCCTATGGGGACGCTACCCAACGGCCTGCCCATCGGCATGCAGTTGATCGGTGCGCGCGGTTCGGATTTGCGCCTGCTCGAGCTGGCCGCTGTCTGCGCCATGACTCTGGACGCCGAACCGGTGTATCCGGCGATAGCCTGATAGTGGATTTGTTCGGCCAGTCGCGTGGTTCGGCCTGGGAGCGCATCGA from Dyella sp. GSA-30 includes the following:
- a CDS encoding class I SAM-dependent methyltransferase; translation: MQQENFKPISVKAPSSNRLLFAIRCLLDLQLKTIVRPLRPAMARLQGTVIDVGAGESPWREWLPATTRYQGIDVASAEAFGMEPSRPEITYYDGKTIPFGDASFDGALCIEVLEHVDDPDRVISEIARCLKPGATLLLTVPWSARRHHLPYDFHRFTRERLLVLLSAHGFEHIEITERGTDISAIASKLVVLAARLLPRNIQTLWKVVPLIVLAPITAGFLIAAHMAEAFGGGAKEDPLGYFVQAIRG
- a CDS encoding glycosyltransferase, translating into MTRLGQEFERRPPLDDTLPIAPLETLFEPFQLVTSERPLVSIVIPVYGKLEYTLSCLRSLSRHPSKAPIEVIVVDDASPENNEHVFAQIQGLRLLRNARNLGFIGTCNAGADAARGEFLVFLNNDTQVTPDWLDSLLACFSERADCGIAGSRLVYPDGRLQEAGGLVFTDGSCWNIGRFERRDAAAWSYRRKVDYVSGAALMIRHAVFQQVGGFDVRYMPAYYEDTDLAFAVQQIGLKVYYEPASTVIHYEGISSGIDLHSDSGVKRHQLINREKFSDKWRAQLAHQPSTDITLEHALRWGQRGRVLIVDSTVPDPTRDSGSLRLCSIFKILDEQGWSACFFPDDHRVTAEDIKRLGSLGTELLYDSLAADLPQWLRAHGETLHAVILSRHAVAGQYAALVRKYAPQARLIFDTVDLHYLREERAATLSGSAAMTRQAQASRRSELALIATCDTTFVVSPYEQALLAHELPQAKVELLSNIHDVHGAATGHAERRDLVFIGGYGHPPNADAITWIASEMAPLLAERLPDVRIHILGDMPDSARQALQALNVDFHGRVPDLTPWLDACLASLAPLRFGAGVKGKINMAMSYGVPVIATPIAIEGMQLNNGIDVLVAESVEDYVDAVRRLVQDEALWTTLSVNGLENVRRHFSFEAAADTLRRSLE
- a CDS encoding electron transfer flavoprotein-ubiquinone oxidoreductase, whose amino-acid sequence is MSERETMEYDVIVVGAGPAGLSFAIRLKQIKPDLTVCVIEKASTIGAQILSGAVIEPQPLDALLPGWRDNPPPICVAAKEDEFWLLSKTGGRKLPVPPGMHNKGNFIVSLGAMCAWLAPQAEALGVDVFPGFAASENIYNDDGSVAGVRIGDMGIAKDGTHKAGYTQGIDIKAKLTVLAEGARGHLTKQLIKRFALDKDSDPQGYSIGIKELWQLPAGRVDPGKIVHSFGWPADNHTYGGSFLYHLDKDRVALGYVSGLDYSDPNYQPWEAFQQWKNHPSVKSLLEGGTILSAGARAIVTGGYQSLPNVEMPGALLIGDTAGLLNVPKIKGTHQAIRSGMLAAEHIADSLSSAGWNARLRGSDVMAELKQVRNIKPGFKKGLWFGMLNAAWETVLKGASPWTLKNKADWSSLHKLGQQEEPKRDYVQRDLAPRDRLAGVYFAATEHDEDQPIHLRVADTTICIDRCTVEYGNPCQRFCPANVYEIVQDEAGKRLQINAANCVHCKTCDIKDPYQIIDWVTPEGGSGPNYQNL
- a CDS encoding amidase yields the protein MNTLPPIADLDMRRASLCQLLHWLAAGRVQPEPLAEVYQDAIERINPQLNAYLDVMPGLIQEQARAAQHRRREGVIGRLDGIPIALKDNFDVAGWPTRAGLAGRTQPAQDDAHVVSRLRASGAVLLGKTNMDEGALGAATDNPHYGPTQHPYRHGYCAGGSSGGAAAAVAAGLAVAAVGSDSLGSIRIPASYCGVFALKPTHGEISTRGMVAAARRLDAVGLLARSVDDLTVLLQVLAGYDADDARSRRRRVAFSPPDWEPGNLRTGLLGDLAGVGVQPEVIEVFEAALEKLPRELGERRTVDFSDWNFARTRRAGLLLMEAEMLGTFAADLESTGPSVSDRFRSMLGYAATKSAADYAVADRVLDAATLKMRRLFAQVDVLVMPTTPQGAFPLGEPVPDSQADLTSFASLAGCPAVSIPMGTLPNGLPIGMQLIGARGSDLRLLELAAVCAMTLDAEPVYPAIA